One genomic region from Candidatus Caldarchaeum subterraneum encodes:
- a CDS encoding ABC transporter ATP-binding protein: MHSVVCESLVKTYETRRGFFSQRKQVVKAVDGVSLKVRRGSVFGLVGPNGAGKTTTIKILTTLLIPDAGQAWVNGFDVVKEADSVREVIGLVLAPDKGFYPRLSGYENLVYYGRLYGFDKGEAGRRAAELLETVGLGKDGYRFYEEYSLGMKAKLSIAKALINDPETVFLDEPTIGLDPLSAKKIRALISDLARQGKTVLLTSHNMWEVETLSEEVALINRGKVAASGTPRELKEKLNLSYIVEVEIIGNSPQDISYPVENGERGNKVIKMVSNSPSDTLIEILDELRSHDIRIGYVKVHEPSLEEVFAQVVTG; this comes from the coding sequence ATGCACTCTGTTGTTTGCGAGAGCTTGGTCAAGACGTATGAGACGAGGAGAGGGTTTTTCTCCCAGCGTAAACAGGTTGTCAAAGCTGTTGACGGTGTTTCGCTGAAGGTTCGACGAGGCTCTGTTTTCGGGCTTGTAGGGCCCAACGGCGCCGGCAAAACAACCACCATCAAGATTTTGACAACGCTTCTCATCCCTGACGCTGGGCAGGCGTGGGTCAACGGCTTCGATGTGGTTAAGGAGGCTGACAGTGTTCGAGAAGTTATTGGGCTTGTGCTGGCCCCTGACAAGGGTTTCTACCCGCGGTTGAGCGGCTACGAGAACCTTGTCTACTATGGGCGTCTCTATGGTTTTGACAAAGGTGAAGCGGGGAGGCGTGCGGCAGAGCTTCTCGAAACCGTTGGCCTCGGGAAAGACGGCTACAGGTTTTACGAGGAATACAGCCTCGGGATGAAAGCCAAGCTCAGCATAGCGAAAGCACTCATCAACGACCCGGAAACAGTGTTCCTCGACGAGCCAACCATCGGCCTCGACCCCCTCTCAGCCAAGAAAATCAGAGCCCTAATATCAGACCTCGCCCGCCAAGGCAAAACAGTTCTCCTGACAAGCCACAACATGTGGGAAGTTGAGACACTCTCAGAAGAAGTCGCGTTGATAAACAGGGGCAAGGTGGCGGCGTCTGGCACACCGAGGGAGCTGAAGGAGAAGCTCAACCTCTCATACATCGTCGAGGTCGAGATAATCGGCAACAGCCCCCAAGACATCAGCTACCCTGTGGAAAACGGAGAAAGGGGAAACAAAGTGATAAAAATGGTCTCCAACTCACCCAGCGACACACTCATCGAAATACTGGACGAGCTCAGGTCACATGACATCCGCATAGGCTACGTCAAAGTCCATGAGCCGAGCCTCGAGGAGGTTTTTGCGCAGGTGGTCACGGGATGA
- a CDS encoding HTH DNA binding domain protein, protein MLEALLRVHVTCPWISELVKESSDVEIVSCRPVFKGSGASAFVRFRSQVDARILSTRVSSHPYVVKARFQTMGKNSGVGLVESIQCPCSRLGLSYMHVLGIRVERGSLVFRLLVQDEKEVQEIVDGLRRSGVRFRVENIRRIRAKHFLTPRQEQVLLHSYLNGYFDNPRPIPLSKLAKDLGITPPSYLELLRKALKKVVSDSFT, encoded by the coding sequence TTGTTGGAGGCGCTTTTACGCGTCCATGTCACCTGTCCCTGGATTTCTGAGTTGGTGAAAGAGAGTTCGGATGTGGAAATTGTGAGCTGCAGGCCTGTTTTCAAAGGCTCCGGGGCCAGCGCTTTTGTGAGGTTCAGGTCACAGGTTGATGCAAGGATACTGTCAACCCGTGTCTCTTCTCATCCCTACGTGGTTAAGGCCCGTTTCCAAACCATGGGCAAAAACTCTGGAGTCGGCTTGGTCGAGTCTATCCAATGTCCATGCAGTAGGCTTGGGCTTTCCTACATGCATGTGCTGGGGATACGTGTGGAGAGGGGTTCGCTGGTTTTTCGGCTGCTTGTGCAGGATGAGAAAGAGGTTCAGGAGATTGTCGACGGTCTAAGACGCAGCGGCGTCCGCTTCAGGGTTGAGAACATTCGCAGAATTCGTGCAAAACATTTTCTCACACCGAGGCAGGAGCAGGTGCTTCTCCACTCATACCTCAACGGATACTTCGACAACCCACGGCCCATACCTCTCAGCAAGCTCGCGAAAGACTTGGGGATAACGCCGCCATCCTACCTGGAGCTTCTCAGAAAAGCTTTGAAAAAGGTTGTCTCAGACTCTTTTACTTGA
- a CDS encoding copper-containing oxidoreductase (nitrite reductase (NO-forming) [EC:1.7.2.1]): MKTTYIVVGLIVSGFLLGFVTALFWTPTVFPNIFGAAQQSNVREYTIVIEPADIELAPGVVWHAWTYNGTIPGPTLYAKVGDLIRVRAINKLNLTHSLHPHLPYYDLQHDGSQVNIITGVGKGSMIPPGGEWVYEWPATKAGIWYYHCHSADGGLRIVDHMLMGLYGAIIVDEIDEPPSRNFIVFMAETPAVRGAIVGSGQRPFYIMNGMGVPGGEPELEKVFVGKSTVYPGLKGLEGVAQLFNKSMPVFKAKLGERLRFHIINIGDLYHSFHAHVGDHRSQYVLGGRSWPAQIVPLVPGAADTVILVYNKPGVYLFHCHVVSHADAGMIGLIIIEE, translated from the coding sequence ATGAAAACCACCTACATCGTTGTAGGCCTCATTGTTTCAGGGTTCTTGCTAGGGTTTGTCACAGCCCTCTTCTGGACTCCGACCGTTTTCCCCAACATCTTCGGCGCTGCACAGCAGTCCAACGTGAGAGAATACACCATAGTTATCGAGCCCGCGGACATTGAGCTTGCGCCGGGAGTTGTTTGGCATGCTTGGACCTATAACGGAACCATTCCGGGGCCGACGCTATACGCCAAGGTCGGTGACCTGATTAGGGTGAGGGCCATCAACAAGCTCAACCTAACTCACAGCCTGCATCCACACCTACCCTACTACGACCTCCAGCACGACGGTAGCCAAGTCAACATAATCACAGGCGTCGGAAAAGGTTCAATGATTCCACCGGGAGGAGAATGGGTGTATGAATGGCCCGCGACCAAGGCAGGCATCTGGTATTATCACTGCCACTCGGCGGACGGTGGGCTGAGAATCGTGGACCACATGCTGATGGGGCTCTACGGCGCGATTATCGTCGACGAGATAGATGAGCCTCCTTCGCGCAACTTCATCGTCTTCATGGCGGAGACACCTGCTGTGAGAGGCGCTATAGTGGGCTCGGGGCAGAGGCCCTTCTACATCATGAACGGAATGGGTGTGCCGGGTGGTGAGCCGGAGCTTGAGAAAGTCTTTGTCGGCAAGAGCACAGTGTATCCGGGGCTTAAGGGCCTTGAAGGTGTGGCGCAGCTGTTCAACAAGTCGATGCCGGTCTTCAAAGCAAAACTCGGTGAAAGACTCAGGTTCCACATTATCAACATCGGCGACCTCTACCACAGCTTCCACGCCCATGTAGGAGATCACCGCAGCCAATACGTGCTCGGCGGAAGAAGCTGGCCCGCACAAATAGTTCCACTCGTCCCAGGCGCGGCAGACACCGTAATCCTCGTCTACAACAAGCCGGGTGTCTATCTCTTCCACTGCCACGTCGTCAGCCACGCCGACGCAGGCATGATAGGCCTAATCATCATCGAAGAATAA
- a CDS encoding blue (type 1) copper domain protein (AhpC/TSA family) produces the protein MKKVIIAAAAFAFFAAVTFNFFSRIESRPLSTATATIHTVSTPWTTTRETMATEEVVVVNPLGSGSDTSLSFKPPRVRVVIGVNNTVTWVNEDLVPHKVTSMDRDFDFLLQPGEKISYTFTSPGTYEYFCTLHPWMNGVVEVLR, from the coding sequence ATGAAGAAAGTAATCATAGCCGCTGCAGCCTTCGCATTTTTTGCAGCAGTAACATTCAACTTTTTTTCTCGAATAGAGTCAAGGCCTTTATCCACTGCCACAGCCACCATCCACACCGTGTCGACTCCATGGACAACGACGCGGGAAACTATGGCGACAGAGGAAGTGGTTGTAGTCAATCCTCTCGGCTCAGGCTCGGACACATCACTGTCCTTCAAGCCGCCGCGGGTGAGGGTTGTGATAGGCGTCAACAACACCGTGACATGGGTCAACGAAGACCTCGTTCCACACAAGGTCACAAGCATGGATAGAGATTTTGACTTTCTGCTTCAGCCAGGAGAGAAAATCAGCTACACATTCACGTCGCCTGGAACATATGAGTATTTTTGCACACTTCATCCATGGATGAATGGAGTGGTTGAGGTGCTGCGTTGA